One genomic window of Halovivax cerinus includes the following:
- a CDS encoding FlaD/FlaE family flagellar protein, with protein sequence MDLTLSNLRELFQNLLGNTGGRRGREREQVRKNRAQQQEAFGDDPAGQGFPGDPGAQVGGQGTGQMQAGQQGPQGGQQQGPGQGTGQPGAEAVTQSADAGAGAQQGDAAGGAGETGGQATASIDRDRPDADELDDDEVVDDLYHRIETLEEELERNGNRLGSIRDAQESVSDDIEEVNDTVRRLLGVYDRLTEQVNPFTGAGEEAEGFGVFGENHEEGEGFGLDRQTTTAGDASVSFEDLREAVDAANGGGEPRRIPFEDELDDDSDEEADGFDDPPTSDDDTSDSAVEVQATEAVDEETPDSSGDGADGESDADVTLSSLADTYAADILVFEWLTEMVRTGGPSATLRAISYYHEIGWIDDEVRAHLEAVLSGPDLDIHVDPERTPEELTAEDHADSYEYIMKLQEVHEVSAEVNP encoded by the coding sequence ATGGACCTGACGCTCTCGAATCTCCGCGAGCTCTTTCAGAATCTGCTCGGGAACACGGGTGGCCGTCGCGGCCGCGAGCGTGAGCAGGTGCGGAAGAATCGGGCCCAGCAGCAGGAGGCGTTCGGCGACGATCCGGCCGGCCAGGGGTTCCCCGGCGATCCGGGGGCGCAGGTTGGCGGGCAGGGGACTGGGCAGATGCAGGCCGGCCAGCAGGGTCCACAGGGCGGCCAGCAACAGGGCCCCGGACAGGGAACGGGCCAACCGGGCGCGGAAGCGGTGACCCAGTCGGCCGACGCCGGTGCCGGCGCCCAGCAGGGGGACGCGGCCGGGGGGGCCGGTGAGACCGGCGGGCAGGCGACCGCGTCGATCGATCGTGACAGGCCCGACGCCGACGAACTCGACGACGACGAGGTCGTCGACGACCTCTACCACCGCATCGAGACGCTCGAAGAGGAACTCGAACGAAACGGCAATCGACTCGGGTCGATACGCGACGCCCAGGAGAGCGTCTCCGACGACATCGAGGAGGTAAACGACACGGTCAGGCGGCTCCTGGGCGTGTACGACCGACTCACCGAGCAGGTGAACCCGTTCACGGGCGCGGGCGAAGAAGCCGAAGGGTTCGGTGTCTTCGGTGAAAATCACGAAGAGGGCGAGGGGTTCGGTCTCGACCGGCAAACGACGACGGCCGGCGACGCGTCGGTCTCGTTCGAAGACCTGCGTGAGGCGGTCGACGCGGCCAACGGGGGCGGCGAACCCCGCCGGATCCCGTTCGAAGACGAACTCGACGACGACTCCGACGAGGAGGCGGACGGTTTCGACGATCCACCGACGTCGGACGACGACACGTCGGATTCGGCCGTCGAGGTGCAGGCGACCGAGGCCGTCGACGAGGAGACACCGGACTCTTCCGGGGACGGCGCGGACGGGGAGTCGGACGCGGACGTCACGCTCTCGTCGCTCGCGGACACGTACGCGGCGGACATCCTCGTCTTCGAGTGGCTCACGGAGATGGTCCGGACCGGCGGTCCCTCGGCCACGCTGCGGGCCATCTCGTACTACCACGAGATCGGCTGGATCGACGACGAGGTGCGGGCCCACCTGGAGGCCGTCCTCAGCGGTCCGGATCTCGACATCCACGTCGACCCCGAACGCACGCCAGAAGAGCTGACCGCCGAGGACCACGCGGACAGCTACGAGTACATCATGAAACTGCAGGAGGTCCACGAGGTCAGCGCGGAGGTGAACCCGTGA
- a CDS encoding PadR family transcriptional regulator produces the protein MRDTTPNDTKSVLDNLATVTGSDESTPSYDISIGTVEDATDDIEADVDDLMDQVRGALPTDDVQFDEAIVKENLEEVLLMLISLHGETHGKQLLSDLSQFFGTQLSPGTVYPSLHGLEDEEVLSMHAKVRTKEYAIDDESAVRGRVERTMVQHLAFGLLLYAFLPRL, from the coding sequence ATGCGAGATACGACCCCCAACGACACGAAATCGGTGCTAGACAACCTGGCGACGGTGACCGGGAGCGACGAGTCGACTCCCTCGTACGACATCTCGATCGGCACCGTCGAGGACGCTACTGACGACATCGAAGCCGACGTCGACGATCTCATGGACCAGGTCCGCGGCGCACTTCCGACGGACGACGTCCAGTTCGACGAGGCGATCGTCAAGGAGAACTTAGAAGAGGTGCTGCTCATGCTCATCTCCCTGCACGGAGAGACCCACGGTAAGCAGCTCCTCTCGGACCTCTCGCAGTTCTTCGGCACGCAGCTCAGTCCGGGAACCGTCTACCCGAGCCTTCACGGGCTCGAAGACGAAGAGGTGCTCTCGATGCACGCGAAGGTCAGGACCAAGGAGTACGCCATCGACGACGAGTCGGCCGTCCGGGGCCGCGTCGAACGAACGATGGTCCAGCACCTCGCCTTCGGTCTGTTACTCTACGCGTTCCTGCCGCGGCTCTGA
- a CDS encoding M48 family metalloprotease — protein sequence MSVIRRGTLEWETDRGLQVRMALALALLVAFPFAFVVTLEWALSTIVPAVTASLTGVDPGMDVVVDRRVLVVAVVGGLLGQYAFGDRLALRSLGARPAPADEYPDLHESTRLLAHQAGLSPPDLAVVESDAPNAFTTGRSTDSATVVVTTGLLESLDPAEREAVLAHELAHVVNRDATVMTVAYLLPTLTYLVATSAYTVLRTVFRSLRFLDTDHDGGGRALAAVIVVIVTTTLVTVAVAALFWIASFLLYRLLCRYREHAADRGAAHLTGDPLALASALATTDSELADAPDRDLRTLDGGVEALYVAPLDFAQFTEEGDDGLLSTDLFPDTHPDTADRIERLQALAADVEAPA from the coding sequence GTGTCAGTGATTCGACGTGGCACACTCGAGTGGGAGACCGACCGGGGACTGCAGGTCCGAATGGCCCTCGCGCTCGCCCTTCTGGTGGCGTTTCCGTTCGCGTTCGTGGTGACCCTGGAGTGGGCACTATCGACGATCGTACCCGCGGTCACGGCGTCGCTCACCGGCGTCGATCCCGGGATGGACGTCGTCGTCGACCGGCGGGTCCTCGTGGTCGCGGTCGTGGGCGGGCTCCTCGGCCAGTACGCGTTCGGCGATCGGCTCGCGTTGCGGTCGCTGGGGGCGCGACCCGCACCGGCGGACGAGTATCCGGACCTCCACGAATCCACGCGCCTGCTGGCCCACCAGGCCGGTCTGTCGCCGCCGGACCTCGCCGTGGTCGAGTCGGACGCGCCGAACGCGTTCACGACCGGGCGGTCCACGGACTCGGCGACAGTCGTCGTCACGACCGGTCTGCTCGAGTCCCTCGATCCGGCCGAACGCGAGGCCGTCCTCGCTCACGAACTCGCCCACGTCGTCAACCGGGACGCGACGGTGATGACGGTCGCGTACCTCCTCCCGACGCTCACGTACCTCGTCGCCACGAGCGCCTACACCGTCCTCCGGACGGTCTTTCGGTCGCTGCGGTTTCTGGACACCGACCACGACGGCGGGGGTCGGGCGCTCGCGGCCGTCATCGTCGTCATCGTCACTACGACGCTCGTCACGGTCGCCGTCGCCGCGCTCTTCTGGATCGCGAGTTTCCTCCTCTACCGGCTACTCTGTCGGTACCGCGAACACGCCGCCGATCGCGGCGCGGCACACCTGACGGGGGATCCGCTCGCGCTCGCGAGCGCGCTCGCGACGACCGACTCGGAGCTCGCCGACGCGCCGGATCGGGATCTGCGCACCTTAGACGGCGGCGTCGAAGCGCTGTACGTCGCGCCGCTCGACTTCGCGCAGTTCACCGAGGAGGGTGACGACGGCCTGCTGAGCACAGACCTGTTTCCCGACACGCACCCGGACACGGCCGACCGAATCGAGCGATTGCAGGCCCTGGCAGCCGACGTCGAAGCGCCGGCCTGA
- a CDS encoding type II/IV secretion system ATPase subunit, protein MADFGSTRLSNELDDLASEHPHLREHLEWFYDEYTEYPALIDEPTEEWESHRPNVIYEAEEPIFCHVYGDVGVDTTYYCVEPTLDESDKELYNRIRQRILDKSVTRPAPTNDEEFEEHLDELLDDVVEITSGIAGQSIGRLKSLGTTKISITQERFDRLRYQLQRDIVGLGPLEPVMADTANEDIHVIGPKQCYLDHGTYGMIAATVDFGSPEEFEQWLRNMGERMSHPVSDSDPIIDSTLPDGSRINIIYSDDVSVQGPSLTIRQGEEIPLSVFQITNWGTLSPELAAYLWLCLENEQTVFVVGETASGKTTTLNASLSFIPRDSKIYTAEDTAEVVPPHDTWQQLLTREGSGDESADVDMFDLVAAALRSRPDYIVVGEVRGAEGQMAFQAAQTGHPVMLTFHASDIVSMIQRFTGNPINVPETFMDNCDVALFQNRVKQGDDVLRRVTSVQEIEGYSDYEGGVVTRQAFRWDPRDDEIVFTGRNNSFVLEEQIATLLGYADTRGIYDELDKRAEIIRQLIDADVLGYHEVNQAIADFQRDGIEGLPIQPTGMYEFA, encoded by the coding sequence ATGGCGGACTTCGGCTCCACTCGACTCTCGAACGAACTCGACGACCTGGCGAGCGAACACCCGCACCTGCGCGAACACCTGGAGTGGTTCTACGACGAGTACACCGAGTACCCGGCGCTGATCGACGAACCGACCGAGGAGTGGGAGTCTCACCGGCCCAACGTCATCTACGAGGCCGAAGAACCCATCTTCTGCCACGTCTACGGCGACGTCGGCGTCGACACGACGTACTACTGCGTCGAGCCGACCCTCGACGAGTCGGACAAGGAACTGTACAACCGGATCCGACAGCGCATCCTCGACAAGAGCGTCACCCGGCCGGCCCCGACGAACGACGAGGAGTTCGAGGAACACCTGGACGAACTGCTCGACGATGTCGTCGAGATCACGAGCGGTATCGCGGGCCAGTCGATCGGTCGGCTCAAGTCCCTCGGTACGACCAAGATTTCGATCACTCAGGAACGGTTCGACCGACTCCGGTACCAGCTCCAGCGCGACATCGTCGGACTCGGCCCGCTCGAACCCGTGATGGCCGACACGGCCAACGAGGACATCCACGTGATCGGGCCGAAACAGTGCTACCTCGATCACGGCACGTACGGGATGATCGCCGCGACCGTCGACTTCGGCTCGCCGGAGGAGTTCGAACAGTGGCTCAGGAACATGGGCGAACGGATGAGTCACCCGGTCAGCGACTCGGATCCGATCATCGACTCCACGTTGCCGGACGGGTCGCGTATCAACATCATCTACTCGGACGACGTCTCGGTGCAGGGGCCCTCGCTGACCATCCGACAGGGCGAAGAGATCCCACTGTCGGTCTTCCAGATCACCAACTGGGGCACCCTGAGTCCGGAACTGGCCGCGTATCTCTGGCTCTGTCTGGAGAACGAACAGACCGTCTTCGTCGTCGGCGAGACGGCGTCGGGGAAGACGACGACGCTCAACGCCTCCCTGTCGTTCATCCCGCGAGACTCGAAGATCTACACCGCGGAGGACACCGCGGAGGTCGTCCCGCCCCACGACACCTGGCAGCAACTGCTGACCCGGGAGGGATCCGGCGACGAGAGCGCCGACGTGGACATGTTCGACCTGGTTGCCGCCGCGCTACGGTCGCGGCCCGACTACATCGTCGTTGGTGAGGTTCGCGGGGCTGAGGGCCAGATGGCGTTCCAGGCGGCTCAGACCGGTCACCCGGTGATGCTGACCTTCCACGCGAGCGACATCGTCTCGATGATCCAGCGCTTCACCGGGAACCCGATCAACGTCCCGGAGACGTTCATGGACAACTGCGACGTCGCCCTCTTCCAGAACCGCGTCAAGCAGGGCGACGACGTCCTCCGGCGGGTGACGTCGGTCCAGGAGATCGAGGGCTACTCCGACTACGAGGGCGGCGTCGTCACCCGGCAGGCGTTCCGCTGGGACCCGCGCGACGACGAGATCGTCTTTACGGGCCGGAACAACTCGTTCGTCCTGGAAGAACAGATCGCGACGCTGCTCGGCTACGCCGACACACGCGGGATCTACGACGAGCTCGACAAGCGAGCGGAGATCATTCGCCAGCTCATCGACGCGGACGTCCTCGGTTACCACGAGGTCAACCAGGCTATCGCCGACTTCCAGCGCGACGGTATCGAGGGCCTGCCCATTCAGCCGACGGGGATGTACGAGTTCGCTTAA
- a CDS encoding 30S ribosomal protein S6e, with protein sequence MATFNVVVGDPDSGLAYQLEADGQDANRFMGKSIGEEVDGSALGLDGYTLEITGGSDETGRPLHEGVAGSALTEVMMHESSTGYHQRRDGERRRITVRGREIADDVSQINATVVESGSTAIDELLGEGDDEAEE encoded by the coding sequence ATGGCAACCTTCAACGTCGTCGTCGGCGACCCGGACTCGGGGCTGGCCTACCAGCTCGAAGCCGACGGACAGGACGCGAATCGGTTCATGGGCAAGTCGATCGGTGAGGAGGTCGACGGCAGTGCACTCGGACTCGACGGCTACACGCTCGAGATCACGGGTGGTTCCGACGAGACCGGCCGGCCGCTGCACGAGGGCGTCGCCGGCTCGGCGCTGACCGAGGTCATGATGCACGAGTCATCGACGGGCTACCACCAGCGACGCGACGGCGAGCGACGGCGCATTACGGTCCGTGGTCGCGAGATCGCAGACGACGTGAGCCAGATCAACGCCACCGTCGTCGAGTCCGGTTCGACCGCGATCGACGAGCTGCTCGGCGAGGGCGACGACGAGGCCGAGGAGTAA
- a CDS encoding DUF7112 family protein, giving the protein MADRIPSDHPSVETLRTTCVATATGHRLELPAEESATVPADDVVRLVLDGEERSARVDRAIDGDTRSITGVYETPRYARNPGEGTNLLERWLDDNGVDDGSSALLDVVEPNFYYGLRTPGESAVYAAKEPPSDSLASIAEDLDE; this is encoded by the coding sequence GTGGCAGACCGCATCCCGAGCGATCACCCGTCGGTGGAGACGCTACGAACGACGTGCGTCGCCACCGCGACCGGCCACCGGCTCGAGCTCCCCGCCGAGGAGTCCGCGACCGTCCCTGCGGACGACGTCGTTCGCCTCGTTCTCGACGGTGAGGAGCGTTCGGCCCGCGTCGACCGTGCCATCGACGGCGACACTCGCTCGATCACCGGCGTCTACGAGACGCCCCGGTACGCCCGCAATCCGGGCGAGGGGACGAACCTCCTCGAACGGTGGCTCGACGACAACGGCGTCGACGACGGCTCGTCGGCGCTACTCGACGTCGTCGAACCGAACTTCTACTACGGCCTCCGGACGCCCGGCGAGTCCGCCGTCTACGCCGCCAAAGAACCGCCGTCGGACTCGCTCGCCTCGATCGCCGAGGATCTGGACGAGTGA
- the flaJ gene encoding archaellar assembly protein FlaJ, with protein MSTDTQIQPDLSARSLAFSIWRAYETMGMSIERYLLLVITPAVGLFVGSLVAPFVVGLPLFVAGPLIGFGLLALVTAVIYPKLAQDRRRAQVRQRFHLFLTHITVLSMANINRVEIFRILAEEEEYQALAEEMGYLVALVDTWNQSLDDACRMRAKQVSSPLLSDFLERLAYTVGAGQEISDFLVEEQDTMIQQFTTRYESDLAKLDVMKELYMSMMLSLAFILVFAIVLPILIGMNPTLLIGTTILMFTIVQAAFVYAIHVVSPYDPLWYIEKTAGGGPTERIPRALVLGFGGCLLLGVVVLAVLLGVTPVAPDRIPTPIMAAIPVTPLLLPGWRMRQEEKKVKERDQEFPSFIRALGAVESVKQTSTSNVLSTLRKKDFGALTGNVDALYKRLHMRVDDVRSWRLFAAETGSYLIQKFGDMYVVGRQMGGNPRLLGQLISANQREVLKVREKRQQATTTLTGVLFGITASTVFSFFIGLEVVAVMMEITEGMDLDPQLVGNLLQTGQYNLVVIEYLLIVTILINAALSAVMIRLTDRGHLISGLVTFVFLTWLGAVVAVATEYVVNAVISV; from the coding sequence ATGTCGACCGACACCCAGATACAACCGGACCTGAGTGCCCGCTCGCTCGCGTTCTCGATCTGGCGGGCCTACGAGACGATGGGGATGTCGATCGAGCGGTACCTCCTCCTCGTCATCACTCCCGCGGTGGGACTGTTCGTCGGATCGCTCGTCGCCCCGTTCGTCGTCGGCCTCCCGCTGTTCGTCGCCGGGCCCTTGATCGGGTTCGGATTGCTCGCGCTGGTCACCGCTGTCATCTATCCGAAACTGGCACAGGACCGGCGGCGAGCCCAGGTGCGCCAGCGCTTTCACCTGTTCTTGACCCACATCACGGTCCTCTCGATGGCGAACATCAACCGGGTGGAGATCTTCCGCATCCTCGCCGAGGAAGAGGAGTATCAGGCGCTCGCGGAGGAGATGGGCTACCTCGTCGCGCTGGTCGACACCTGGAATCAGAGCTTAGACGACGCCTGCCGGATGCGGGCGAAGCAGGTGTCGAGTCCGCTCCTATCAGACTTCCTCGAACGGCTCGCCTACACCGTCGGCGCGGGCCAGGAGATCAGCGACTTCCTCGTCGAGGAGCAAGACACCATGATCCAGCAGTTTACGACCCGGTACGAGTCCGACCTCGCCAAACTCGACGTGATGAAGGAACTGTACATGTCGATGATGCTCTCGCTGGCGTTCATCCTCGTCTTCGCTATCGTCCTCCCGATCCTGATCGGGATGAACCCGACGCTGCTCATCGGGACGACGATCCTCATGTTCACCATCGTCCAGGCCGCGTTCGTCTACGCGATCCACGTCGTCTCGCCGTACGATCCGCTCTGGTACATCGAGAAGACGGCGGGCGGCGGCCCGACCGAACGCATCCCGCGCGCGCTCGTCCTCGGCTTCGGCGGTTGCCTGCTGCTGGGCGTCGTCGTCCTTGCGGTGTTGCTCGGTGTCACGCCGGTCGCGCCCGACAGGATACCGACGCCGATCATGGCCGCGATTCCCGTGACGCCGCTGTTGCTCCCCGGCTGGCGGATGCGCCAGGAGGAGAAGAAGGTCAAAGAGCGCGACCAGGAGTTTCCCTCGTTCATCCGCGCGCTTGGCGCCGTCGAGAGCGTCAAGCAGACCTCGACGTCGAACGTCCTCTCGACGCTGCGAAAGAAGGACTTCGGCGCGCTGACCGGCAACGTGGACGCGCTCTACAAGCGCCTTCACATGCGAGTCGACGACGTCCGTTCCTGGCGGCTCTTCGCCGCGGAGACGGGGTCGTACCTGATCCAGAAGTTCGGAGACATGTACGTCGTCGGTCGACAGATGGGGGGCAATCCCCGCCTGCTCGGGCAGCTCATCAGCGCCAACCAGCGGGAGGTCCTCAAGGTCAGAGAGAAACGCCAGCAGGCGACGACCACGCTCACCGGCGTCCTGTTCGGTATCACGGCGTCGACGGTCTTCTCGTTCTTCATCGGACTGGAGGTCGTCGCGGTGATGATGGAAATCACCGAGGGGATGGACTTGGACCCGCAACTCGTCGGGAACCTCCTCCAGACGGGTCAGTACAACCTGGTCGTGATCGAGTACCTGCTCATCGTGACGATCCTCATCAACGCGGCGCTCTCGGCGGTTATGATCCGGTTGACCGACCGCGGACACCTCATCTCCGGGCTCGTCACGTTCGTCTTTCTGACCTGGCTTGGAGCAGTCGTCGCCGTCGCAACCGAATACGTCGTCAACGCCGTCATCAGCGTCTGA
- a CDS encoding ATPase domain-containing protein, with the protein MVDHYPLGLTDRDRVENAFGGGIPQGSIALVEGQDGAGKSALSQRFSYGMAEEGVYVTYISTELASWEFVQQMHSLSYDVVDHLLGEQLLFLHADVDTHNEGPQRELLTRFTEAKTLWKADVVFVDSLSALLRNDPRYESVAGTGDEDHVLQRLVSFLRAVTEQDKTVIFTVDPTSVGDDALRPLRNVADIYFQLETTEAGQEIRRSVRVRRFQNMKQPVDDSIGYSVQQGRGLSIVSRTVA; encoded by the coding sequence ATGGTCGATCACTACCCGCTCGGACTCACGGACAGGGATCGCGTCGAGAACGCGTTCGGCGGCGGCATCCCGCAAGGATCGATCGCGCTCGTCGAGGGACAGGACGGCGCCGGCAAGAGCGCACTCTCCCAGCGCTTCTCCTACGGAATGGCCGAAGAGGGCGTCTACGTGACGTACATTTCGACGGAACTGGCCTCCTGGGAGTTCGTCCAGCAGATGCACTCGCTGTCGTACGACGTCGTCGACCACCTGCTCGGCGAACAGCTCCTGTTCCTCCACGCGGACGTCGACACGCACAACGAGGGGCCCCAGCGCGAGTTACTCACGCGCTTTACGGAGGCGAAGACGCTGTGGAAGGCCGACGTCGTCTTCGTCGACAGCCTCTCGGCGCTACTCCGTAACGACCCCCGCTACGAGTCGGTCGCCGGGACGGGCGACGAGGATCACGTCCTCCAGCGGCTGGTCTCGTTCCTCCGGGCTGTGACCGAGCAGGACAAGACGGTGATCTTCACCGTCGATCCGACGAGCGTGGGCGACGACGCGCTCAGGCCGCTGCGAAACGTCGCGGACATCTACTTCCAGCTGGAGACGACGGAGGCGGGCCAGGAGATCAGACGCAGCGTCCGCGTGCGTCGCTTTCAGAACATGAAACAACCGGTCGACGACTCGATCGGCTACTCGGTCCAGCAGGGCCGTGGCCTCTCGATCGTCAGCAGGACGGTGGCCTGA
- a CDS encoding flagellin, with amino-acid sequence MGFSSSGAVVILFLGFLISVGMVFPVIESSYERQTDAMESRDDRALEVRNTAIAVTSTYDSGTSTLTVNVTNTGSTTLSVEEVDLLVDGELVTGWTQGDRLVEGDDARTIVQPGETLELIVDRATAPDRIKVVTGNGVSETVTEVG; translated from the coding sequence GTGGGATTTAGCTCGAGCGGTGCCGTCGTGATCCTCTTTCTGGGGTTTCTGATATCCGTGGGAATGGTGTTTCCGGTCATCGAGTCGTCCTACGAACGGCAGACAGATGCGATGGAGTCGCGCGACGATCGGGCGCTCGAGGTCAGAAATACCGCGATCGCCGTGACAAGTACCTACGACTCCGGCACCAGCACGCTCACGGTGAACGTCACGAACACCGGCTCGACCACGCTCTCTGTGGAGGAGGTCGACCTGCTGGTCGACGGCGAGCTCGTCACCGGGTGGACCCAGGGCGATCGGCTGGTCGAGGGTGACGACGCGCGGACGATCGTCCAGCCGGGCGAAACCCTCGAACTGATCGTCGACCGCGCTACGGCGCCGGACCGGATCAAGGTGGTCACCGGAAACGGCGTGTCCGAGACGGTCACGGAGGTGGGCTGA
- a CDS encoding MBL fold metallo-hydrolase has translation MDVEFLGGAREIGRSAILVDDRLLLDYGMDSGDPPRFPIREPDPDAVVVSHGHLDHVGSLPSLLSGDARPPVYWTSPTRDLALLLARDTLDLHGGTYDCPFTEAEIARLTQVSTTHGYREPFSVLGGADDGGYDVTFYDAGHIPGSAHVLVDDGETRLFYSGDFHTEDQQLLAGTTARPEADAVIVESTYADTEREPRSAIESAFVESLRTTLWEGGTVVVPAFAIGRTQEVLAICAAHDVECYADGMGTRVAELLTRPRNREFLRDPDVLRRATANARFVTGRTGQRKRIAAQSTVIVTTSGMLHGGPAMTYVPEIRTHPVNKITFTGYQVDGTPGRELLETGSAEIDGQLMPISARAEHYDFSAHADRNGLRDFLDAYADATILVNHGDRCERFASDLCGAGYDAAAPELGDRCAL, from the coding sequence ATGGACGTCGAGTTCCTCGGCGGGGCGCGCGAGATCGGTCGGAGTGCCATCCTCGTCGACGACAGACTCCTGCTCGACTACGGGATGGACTCCGGGGATCCGCCGCGATTTCCGATCCGTGAGCCCGACCCCGACGCCGTCGTGGTGAGCCACGGTCACCTGGACCACGTCGGCTCGCTCCCCTCGCTGCTCTCGGGTGACGCTCGCCCACCGGTCTACTGGACGTCACCGACGCGCGACCTCGCACTCTTACTGGCCAGGGACACCCTCGACCTCCACGGTGGTACGTACGACTGCCCGTTCACCGAGGCCGAGATCGCCCGTCTCACCCAGGTGTCGACCACGCACGGGTACCGCGAACCGTTCTCGGTCCTCGGGGGCGCCGACGACGGGGGCTACGACGTCACGTTCTACGACGCCGGCCACATCCCGGGCAGCGCCCACGTCCTCGTCGACGACGGCGAGACGCGACTGTTCTACTCCGGCGACTTCCACACCGAGGATCAGCAGCTGCTCGCGGGGACGACGGCACGACCCGAGGCCGACGCGGTGATCGTCGAGAGCACGTACGCGGACACCGAGCGCGAGCCGCGGTCGGCGATCGAGTCCGCGTTCGTCGAGAGCCTCCGGACGACGCTCTGGGAGGGCGGGACGGTCGTCGTCCCCGCGTTCGCCATCGGCCGGACCCAGGAGGTGCTTGCCATCTGCGCCGCACACGACGTCGAGTGTTACGCCGACGGCATGGGAACGCGCGTCGCGGAGCTCCTCACCCGGCCGCGAAACCGGGAGTTCCTGCGAGACCCGGACGTGCTCCGCCGGGCGACCGCCAACGCCCGGTTCGTCACCGGCCGTACTGGCCAACGTAAGCGGATCGCCGCCCAGAGTACCGTCATCGTCACCACGAGCGGGATGCTCCACGGGGGTCCCGCGATGACGTACGTCCCCGAGATCCGCACCCACCCGGTCAACAAGATCACCTTCACCGGGTATCAGGTAGACGGAACGCCGGGCCGCGAACTCCTGGAGACGGGAAGCGCGGAGATCGACGGGCAACTGATGCCCATCAGCGCGCGAGCCGAGCACTACGACTTCTCCGCGCACGCCGACCGGAACGGTCTCCGCGACTTCCTCGACGCGTACGCCGACGCCACGATCCTGGTAAACCACGGCGATCGGTGCGAGCGGTTCGCGAGCGACCTCTGCGGCGCCGGGTACGACGCCGCCGCGCCGGAACTCGGTGACCGCTGTGCGCTGTGA
- a CDS encoding flagellar protein G yields MAGESISTLILFIAAMLVAAGVAGTLVTSVGELSGSIDTFSGDVSDDIDTDVAIISDPGSGAVVGTDNETLTLLVKNTGERTLSTEGTELDFLVDGRYVPNENLSVTVVDAEYWRTGDVARVELTLPEPLSEGEHRVMLSVRGAETVFRFYYGGA; encoded by the coding sequence ATGGCGGGTGAGTCCATCTCGACGCTCATCCTGTTCATCGCCGCCATGCTCGTCGCGGCGGGCGTGGCGGGGACGCTCGTCACCAGCGTGGGCGAGCTGAGCGGCTCGATCGACACGTTCAGCGGCGACGTGAGCGACGATATCGACACCGACGTGGCGATCATCAGCGACCCGGGAAGCGGGGCCGTCGTCGGTACCGACAACGAGACTTTGACGTTGTTGGTGAAGAACACCGGCGAGCGGACCCTCTCGACCGAGGGAACCGAACTCGACTTCCTGGTCGATGGCCGGTACGTCCCGAACGAGAACCTCTCGGTGACCGTTGTCGACGCCGAGTACTGGCGAACGGGCGACGTGGCCCGCGTGGAACTCACCCTCCCGGAACCGCTGTCCGAGGGCGAACACCGCGTCATGCTGTCCGTCCGCGGCGCGGAGACGGTCTTTCGGTTCTACTACGGAGGTGCCTAG
- a CDS encoding FlaD/FlaE family flagellar protein — protein MTKSTPILESLEQSVGRTDATIKWARFLGETFGTTGALNCLRYYEDLDWISPLVREQMTSYLRGLSLGEIHNKRYDEPATLEYPLESLSGTLFGAHAQSLEYISRINGDDLEEHVMVARMAERRVDRRIDDESDDEDGGGGQLVSVIRDDASVSG, from the coding sequence ATGACGAAATCTACCCCGATCCTCGAAAGCTTAGAACAGTCGGTCGGTCGAACCGACGCCACGATCAAGTGGGCTCGCTTCCTCGGCGAGACGTTCGGCACGACCGGTGCGCTCAACTGCCTGCGGTACTACGAGGATCTGGACTGGATCAGTCCGCTCGTGCGCGAACAGATGACCTCCTACCTTCGCGGCCTGTCGCTTGGCGAGATTCACAACAAACGCTACGACGAGCCGGCGACACTCGAGTACCCGCTCGAATCGCTCTCGGGAACCCTCTTCGGCGCGCACGCGCAATCGCTCGAGTACATCTCGCGGATCAACGGCGACGACCTCGAAGAACACGTCATGGTCGCCCGGATGGCCGAACGACGCGTCGATCGCCGGATCGACGACGAGTCCGACGACGAGGACGGCGGCGGTGGGCAACTCGTCAGCGTCATTCGTGACGACGCCTCCGTCTCCGGCTGA